The sequence below is a genomic window from Setaria italica strain Yugu1 chromosome IV, Setaria_italica_v2.0, whole genome shotgun sequence.
TGATAGATAAATTTATCCCTTCTTTATTCTTGCACCCCTCCATTTCGGTCAAGCTTCGACACTGACCATGAACAAGCGAGTACGAACGGTGCCGAGTACTAGGAGTGAGATGGCCACCAGGGGACGGGCCGGCAAGTCACGGCCGCGCGAACcctggcgcgcgcgcgcgcgcggcacaGGAGGGCGGCACATGCCGCACATGCATTGACGGATGCATGTGTCTGTCCTGTTAAGATGGCGTCCGACGCCGCGCTCGACCGGCTCGCCGCGCCACCTGTCGACCGGCTCGCCGCGCGTTCTAGATCGCCTTGGATTCTTTGATCGGCCGCTGTCACCCGCGGACACACCACCACACCAGGGGCAGGGAGACAGCCACTGGCGATTGGGTACGCCCTGCTCGCTGTTTTTTACTACCAACAGTGTGCGCCGTGACGAGGTACTGACGTGTGTACGCGCCTGAGCGGCGCCGCAGGCAACATCAGTCAGCCATTAGTTTAAACTAATTAAAGTTTATCTTTATTCAGGATTCAGGACGTACGGGTCGGGGGCCTGTCACGTGGATCATCGCCTCGACCCGTCCTATGCGATCGGGGCCAATGATACGGTCATGCCGAAAGCATCTCCAATACAATATCATTGACGGGACGATGATGATGGGCTGCTGGCCAGGTGTGTGAGTGTGTCGATGACTCGATCGATGTCGACGTCGCAGCAGGCCAGCAGTAGCTACCGGATACAGACATCGGACTCCACTAGATACTCCCTGCTCTTCGTGTGGATTCAATGATTCATCCGTTCATTCATTAATATCTAATCAGCAGGCTGAATGATTAGTATGCAGTAGAGGAAGGAGGAGTTAGGTGAGCTTCAGGTAACTATAACGGCTAGGTTTTATGATGATAAAACTTCTCTCACATATAATGAAatttatttttctctctcctttaaTAATCATGTCACGTTAGTAAAATTGCTAAGATAGCATATTATTTAATGATTATAAAACTCTTGATAAAATCTTCACTAAGACTGACTTTAGCAATAAATCGATCTATAATAGGCACACAATATACATATAGTTCTCAATTGTTAGGACAATACATGAAAGGGCGAATAGGATATCTCAGCACTGGCAGGCAGGCATACTTATGCCTGTGTGTCGTCCGCGCGCCGATATATGCTAAcctggggtgtttggatacgaggtgctaaattttaggagggtcacatcggatgttcggacgctaattaaggggactaaacatgagctaattataaaactaactgcaaaaccctatactaattcgcgagacaaatctattaagcctaattaatccattattagcaaatggttactgtagcaccacattgtcaaatcatggattaattaggcttaatacttctatatttaatactataGTTTTgtattagactctatctgtgcaattagttttataattagattatatttaatacttctaattagtattaaacatccgatgtgacaggttttataaagtttaggagggtgCCCCTAGTATTCAAACTTCGATAACTATTACCTATTGATCGATAGAtacgatccatccatccacatATGTCAATCGCGTCTCCCAACAAACTGTACGGAGGTCACTGTCGTCGTCGCTGGTAGCTTCAGCGTCACGTCCGGTGTGGCATCCCCCGGGCGGCCGGTCCCCGTTTCCTTCTAGGATTTTCATAGCCGTGGTGAGGCAACTGCGTGTGCGTGCGTTTGGGTCAGCCAGGTAGCTCTAGCTAATGCTAACACTACCATTTCATCCGCGAAACTCGAAAAGAAATGTGCATTCCGCACTAATTAATGGGCCGGCCCACTCAAGTAATGTTGAACGGACGGtttctgccaaaaaaaaaaaggctctcGGAAGGGAACACACAGAACAGAGAGTGTTGGGCTGACCGTCTAGCCTTAGCGGTCCAATATGGCCCGTCCAATCCAACCAACGGCCCACTGTCAAAAAATGCAAAGGAAAGCGGGGGAAGGCCCATCATACAGGAGCCAAGCCCGTACAACAGAAAATATGGACCCATATAAAACAGCCTTCAAAGCTCGGAACACCTAAACCTAACGTGGCTGCACCAGGCGGACAAAAATTCGTTGCGCCTGCTCGTGTCCACGCCAACCAAGAGAGCTGTCAAAGCCAAGCGTAATGAAACCGCTCTAAAGTCCAAACTGACTACTCGGGCCAGGCGGCCAAACCGAAACCCCACACCGTGTTGATTTCCATGATGGTCAACGGCGCAATGCGGCCACCTAGGCCTAGGCCGCCCGTCTCCGAATGATGGTCAGTGGATCAGACGACCAAACACACTTATCACACGTCCATCCATCGCTGACGCCGCAGCTCGTACGCTCGGtagggaaaaggaaaacaaaagaaagactATAGCTAGGTAATGCTTTGCTTGTAAGCGCTGCGATCGCAATTCCCGCGTGATTAGCTGACCCAAACCACTCGACATCATCCAACCCAATCCaccccgcctgccgccgccacttGCCGCGGAACCCGCCCCTCCAGGCTAAACTAATCCCCCCCAACCGTGCCGAGTCAACAGCCAAGTGGTTAGTTAGTCTTAGCGGCTTAGCCCCAGCGCGATCGAGCTCATCCCATCCGTTCCCAGGCCACGATTCCCGGCCACACGCCCGCGtctcccggccggccggcggtgcgAGTTTTTTTCACCCGGCCGGTGCGGTGCAAAGGCAACAACCGAGCGCCCCGCAGCCCGCAGGCAAAGGCAACCGAGCGCCGCGGTTGCCGGGGTAGAATGCGGTGAGGCGAGGTGACCGCGCGCGCATGCAGCAGGGACGAGCAACTACCGCTTCAAATCAAAGCCGCGTGGATTAACCAAGGCGGGGTCAAAGCCAGCTCCCGTTTTTCAGCCAGCTCGGGGCCAATGGCGGCCGGGCACGTGGCGGGACTCGGGTCACGGCCGCGCTTAATTTAGCCACCGCCTTCGTTCCCTCCCTCTCGTGCCGGTTCTTCTCCCGGGGGCCCAGTGGGATTGTTTGGAGATCAGAGATGGATTGCTGATCAAGGGACGGGGGGATTAGGGGTTGGTTGCGCAATGGCGATGATGATGAATTGGTGATGGGACGTCCGGGTGCGCGGCTTTGTTTGTTGTTTTCGGGTAGGGGAGCTAGAGTCTGCACGAGCAGTTGCAGGGACCTGCCGCTGCCTGCCGCAACCGAACCATGCATGATTAGCGAGGCTGTCCGGTCCTCTCCTCAGCTAGGCCCCGAACAAAACGGAACAGCGTACTGTGCACCGTAGGTGCTGCCAACAACTGCGGGCCCGGAGGGGATGCTGACGTGAGGGGCCCACCCAGCACAGCGACGGCGCGGCCGAAACCTGGTCAGACAGGCAGACACAGAGGGAGAGCAGCCGTCGGCTCGACTCGCGCCGTGACAGGGGAAAACAGGATCATATTTTTGGCTATACGTGTGAAGCAATATTGTTGGCTACCTTTTATATGCAACGTCGTCCCAATAAGCATGTCTATTTCGACTAAACTTATTTTCATATTGCTAATTATGGTAAATGCCCTaccatttttaaaaaatacacATCATAAATAACTATCCCGACATATTAAATTAGCAGCTTACTATAAATAGTTACAAAATTCTATAATTTGCAACTCAATAAAGTGGTTTCGCGCGAGACTATAACACACGGAAAAACCGCATGTCAATGTGTTCCGCCAAACTAAATCCATCCATCCAGCCCAAAAAcactaaaaaaaaaaggatgcctGCAGAAATAAACAAAAAGAGGGGGTACTGATAAGTAAAAAGGGCTGAAGCAAGCACCAACTGCCGTGGCtttcctttatcaaaaaaaaaaaaaaaaaactgccgtGGCTTTCCGGCTAGCGCTGCGCTGCACTGCACCCGCTGGCTGAGCGTCAGAAATTCAGCAGTCCAACGCGTCTTCCAGTCTTCGCCCCTGGCAAGCAAGACCGCAAAAGCCACTCCTTTTTCTCCTCCGCCCAAACCgcccgcctcctctcctcctcttcctcctccccagtcccctcccctctcctcacCCGAGTCACCTCCGCGCTCTCCTCCTCCAGAAGTCCCCGCACCGGCGGCTTCACTGCTGCGCTCATCGCAATTCCGATCCTCTTCTCCCTGGTAAGTGTTCAGTCTGCTTCTCCCCCCCTTTGCGCTCCTACTTTCAGTACCACCGTGATCTTTCGATAGCGATTCACTGCACGTGTATGACCCTGCTACATGCTTTCCGTCTGCTCCgtcttgcctctgttcttcgcGACCGCCTCTGTTCTAGATGGGGTTTTGGTCGCCCGTGGGGCGTGCGCTCTGTTGCGGCATGGTGATTGCCGTCTCTTAGTTGGGGTTTATTAGTTGTGCTGCGAAGGGGCAGGAACAATGCCAGAGATGGTCCAGATGGAGATGGACGGTCGCTTGGGGTTGATTGATGCGGGCATAATGTTCCGATCGTGGTTCGTTTTCTTTGTTCGTGATGTTTTTCCTAGTTCTCAAAACTTCGTAGTAGATGGATAAGGATGGTTATCTTCCCAACTGAAAATTATATCTTCTTGTTCATAAGACCTGTTCTTCTCTGCTTAAATTTGCAGTATCTGTTAAATCTTAGGGGGAGAGAATGGAAAGGGGAACACAAGAAGCGATTCTGTGGTCTCCGATTCTGAATAAGGGTGTTGTGTCATGAATTTTTACTGTATGTGAGAGGAATTACAGTTTAGTTGTATAACGCGTGATGTCAGCCACTCTTGTTTGTATGTCTCGGTTTATTGGCTGACAGCGTTCTGTTTCTCAGTAGCCAGAAGACATAAATGCTTCTTGATAGCCTAGTTATGAGTTTTCATGGGGGACATTCAGGGGCTTTAAAGTGTTACTGTAGTGTCAGAGATAAATGATTATTGTGCCAGTTTAACTTTCTCTGACTACTGATCGACGAGAAAATAAACTGGTATGAGTATATAGCAGAATGTGAAGTACCATTTGAGCAATTGAGGGTAGCAAAAGTTGGCCTATACATTCAGTGGGTTCAATCATAAGCTCGTATATATTCAGTCATTTCAGTGAGACAGTAACAAAATGAATGGTAATAATGCCTAATTATCGTTTTATTGTAATGAGTGAATGTCTGAGTCAGTAGTCACTTGTTGCTTTGTTCCAAGGGAATCGATGTCTAATTGACTGCAGAACAGAGCAGGGAAGTTGTGTTCACTTGGCACCACGATCAGAGAACAATTTATTTAACATGATTGCTGAAACCGCAATTATGCTTTTACTTGTCATATAGTATCTGTTTTATAATGAAGAATTGTATTCCTCTGTTCCTCTTTCCTAATAGTAATGAAGTACTATGTGCTTGATTTGACTGTTCATCCAAACTTTTCATGCTCCAATGGAAAAATTCCAAAATATTGAAGAATTCAATCACCCATCCATAGGTATGCTTGACTGTCATGAACATGACAGTGACGTGTGCTGAGGACCTTAGGGGCTTTGAGGGGCACCTGTCAACTGTATGCAAAAAACACGAGAGAATTCAAATTATTCAGGCATATTTTAATATACTAGCTTCCTTGAGTGGTTAACGCATGTGCCCATAATATGTTTTCTTCAAGATCTTTAAGCTCCCAAGGAACATTTGATTATATCTTTGCATTATTGGTCCATGCATGCAATCTGTGAATAGCTGACAGCTGTTCTTTTAGCATCATTATGTGCTGCCTTTGTATAAAAGGAAACATTCTGGCAATCTAAGATTGTCTTTCATAAttaactgattttttttctctttttgaatGTAGGCATGACCAGCTTGTCAACTGTGGATACTTTAAGTCTCTAGAAGCCATTTTATAAAGAACATTTTGTTGCGACTAGCATTAGTGTTGATTAACATGGACTATTCTGCTGGTTCCTACTTCTCAACATGGCCTGTCAATTCTGCCTCTGAGGGCTACAGTTTGGCTGATGGTTCAGTGGAATCATTTGGAGGAGAAGGAAGCATGACACCTTCAAGCTATTTCATGACAGCTAGATCAGATCACAATTTAAAATTCAGTGGGCATGAACAGGATTCCGCTATGCTTACAAATGAACGATTGACCTATACGGGTGCTGGACATGCTGATCTGTTACCTGGTGAGCTTCTATCTAGGGATAAGCTTCCTGAAAATCTTCTGGAGCTGCAACGACTGGAGAACAATGGCAATCTGCAGAGTAATTTAGTGAACCCAGGGGTACTAAAGCGCACTTCAACACCGGGAGGGTTTCATCAGCAACTGAATACAAGCCTTTCAGAAATGCCTCATGCCTTATCCAGTTCAATTGATAGTAACAGCAGTGAAGTTTCTGCTTTTCTCGCTGATATCAATGCTGTTTCTTCAGCATCAACCTTGTGTCCCACATTCCAAAATCATCCTTCATTCATGGAACCAATGAATCTAGAAGCTTTCAGTTTTCAAGGGGCACAAAGTGATGCTATTTTGAACAAAACAAGCCATCCCAATGGGAATATCTCAGTATTTGACAACGGTGCCTTGGCATCACCACAGGTAATGCTCACTACAGAAATGGCTTTTTCTTTAAAAGGGAAAAACATACATATACAACTGCTACCTTACCTATCTCATTCAGTTAATTTTGGGTTCTTTTCGTAATACAGGATAGCAAAGAGTTCATCAGTTGCAGGCTTCCCTCGTTTGCTAATGTCCAGGAAACAAGCTTAGTTGCCAGTGGTTTCAAGATTCATAAGCAGGTTTCATTTTCAAACAGTGCCACTAAAGAACAGTATCTCAACTGCATCTTACAATTCATTTGAACTGTACCAGTAACTCAACTTCCACACTGCAGGAGCAAAATCCAATGTGTAATGTGCCTATCCCTACTTTCACTGCTCGTAACCAGATGACAGTCACCACAACACAAGGAGCACAGATTCCTCAAAAGGTTTTTGCCTTTACTCttagaaaaaataaacattATCCTCAGTCACTGTATTCCTTTTGTGCTGCCTTTATCAGATTGTACCTGACATGGTGTTCCTATTTGCCAATGTTTAGATGCCTTCATGGGTCAATGAAAATAAAAGTGAGTGTCCTGTTAGCCGTCCTCCTGATGTGCAAAACCAAGCAAATTCAGCTGCAAATGGTGTTGGTGTGAAGCCACGAGTAAGGGCTCGTCGAGGACAGGCAACTGATCCTCACAGTATTGCTGAACGGGTGAGTTCTTTAATGAAATCACACCTCAGGACAAATTGAAAAGATATGTAATATTTTTGAATTGTTTGTTTTGCTCGCTATCTGTAGCTTAAATTTGTAACTGCAATTTCTTATTTTGCTGCAGCTTCGCAGGGAAAAAATTTCAGACAGGATGAAAAATCTGCAAGACCTTGTCCCTAATTCCAATAAGGTacattttttgtttttgttgaaCTTGCCATTAATTTTCAGATTGCAACTACAATTGAAGTTATTAGAATTAGTCATCGAGCTAATACTATGTTCTTAATACAATGACACACAACTGTCTTGCGTGTTAAAAGAAAAATCCACAGAGTAAGACAATAGAAGTAAGCAACTATTGAATTCCAGGTGCTTTCTGGAGTACATAGTTTCAAGTCTGTAATTCTACAAACATACTGGATCTAACTTTTGAT
It includes:
- the LOC101757684 gene encoding transcription factor bHLH110 produces the protein MDYSAGSYFSTWPVNSASEGYSLADGSVESFGGEGSMTPSSYFMTARSDHNLKFSGHEQDSAMLTNERLTYTGAGHADLLPGELLSRDKLPENLLELQRLENNGNLQSNLVNPGVLKRTSTPGGFHQQLNTSLSEMPHALSSSIDSNSSEVSAFLADINAVSSASTLCPTFQNHPSFMEPMNLEAFSFQGAQSDAILNKTSHPNGNISVFDNGALASPQDSKEFISCRLPSFANVQETSLVASGFKIHKQEQNPMCNVPIPTFTARNQMTVTTTQGAQIPQKMPSWVNENKSECPVSRPPDVQNQANSAANGVGVKPRVRARRGQATDPHSIAERLRREKISDRMKNLQDLVPNSNKADKASMLDEIIDYVKFLQLQVKVLSMSRLGAPGAVLPLLAESQTEGCHGQPLSAATNAQGLLDTQDLEDALAFEEEVVKLMETSITSAMQYLQNKGLCLMPVALASAISTQKGASGAATPHER